The following proteins come from a genomic window of Pyxidicoccus sp. MSG2:
- a CDS encoding DUF3419 family protein, with protein sequence MPYSRLFRRRHLSPSRLPVSSTPYRLKFAVVREDPELELALVERTKARAVLTVASGGCTLLTLARRHPGLDLVGFDFNPRQLAHVREKAAALGSEPLERFNVGSADPSGLNQRGEFEGLFRTLRRFLEEFVAPARELAAFFEPATPDTERRALLARWFGSPYWPVAFELALAAPLLHAMFGPAATQHAAPGSYPGYFQAVFERGLRREDAPRNPFLQHVLLGQYRAEDAPEYLRADKPVPLTLVEGSLPDVPGLGRFDVISLSNIFDWSDDTLVASWATLLSREARPGCAVVCRQLNNQRNLRRFFEPAFEFDDALGAELLARDRSLFYERIEVGFRA encoded by the coding sequence ATGCCATACAGTCGGCTCTTCCGTCGACGCCACCTCTCGCCGTCCCGCCTGCCCGTGAGCTCAACGCCGTACCGACTGAAGTTCGCCGTCGTTCGTGAAGACCCCGAGCTGGAGCTGGCGCTCGTCGAACGCACGAAGGCCCGCGCCGTCCTCACGGTGGCCTCCGGTGGCTGCACCCTCCTCACCCTGGCGCGGCGTCACCCCGGGCTGGACCTGGTCGGCTTCGACTTCAACCCGCGCCAGCTCGCCCATGTGCGGGAGAAGGCCGCCGCTCTTGGAAGCGAGCCGCTGGAGCGGTTCAACGTCGGCAGCGCGGACCCCTCCGGGCTGAACCAGCGAGGCGAATTCGAGGGCCTCTTCCGGACGCTCCGTCGTTTCCTCGAGGAGTTCGTCGCACCCGCGCGGGAGCTGGCGGCGTTCTTCGAGCCGGCCACGCCCGACACGGAGCGACGCGCGCTGCTCGCCCGCTGGTTTGGCTCGCCGTACTGGCCGGTGGCGTTCGAGCTCGCGCTCGCGGCCCCGTTGCTCCACGCCATGTTCGGCCCGGCGGCGACGCAGCACGCGGCGCCCGGCTCCTACCCCGGCTACTTCCAGGCCGTCTTCGAGCGGGGACTCCGCCGCGAGGACGCCCCGCGCAACCCGTTTCTCCAGCACGTGCTGCTCGGCCAGTACCGCGCGGAGGACGCGCCGGAGTACCTGCGCGCGGACAAGCCCGTGCCGCTCACGCTGGTGGAGGGCTCGCTGCCCGACGTCCCCGGGCTGGGCCGCTTCGACGTCATCTCGCTCTCCAACATTTTCGACTGGTCGGATGACACGCTCGTCGCGAGCTGGGCGACGCTGCTCTCCCGCGAGGCCCGGCCGGGCTGCGCAGTGGTCTGCCGGCAGCTCAACAACCAGCGAAACCTCCGGCGCTTCTTCGAGCCGGCGTTCGAGTTCGACGACGCGCTCGGAGCGGAGCTTCTCGCCAGGGACCGCAGCCTCTTCTACGAGCGCATCGAAGTCGGCTTCCGCGCATGA
- a CDS encoding GNAT family N-acetyltransferase produces MSGVRFVVARPDSLGPYVERLRRLEQGILYPLADGADHFFIDHGPEYHPFFSSMGDAYFLLALRGDELLGSVTGVARKVFRGSRALDALYICDLKLVEHARGQGLSRRLIFEGLTHLFRIPALRRTRFLYGAAMRGARGDVMRTARGWNPLRMGRPASRLALYFVPPARLATLEPRGGPGRPMGDGLCLGPAPGRRLEGAGWCSTAGAKDLQRLSTRSPWPLVHLAAPPGAWTHGHAAYLRACGEELVERGTDALACFSIDERLEDHVAWLRGAGLPADSMCTVYSLDLSFPVKAPAWVHLPSSEI; encoded by the coding sequence ATGAGTGGCGTGCGCTTCGTGGTGGCCCGGCCCGACTCGCTCGGGCCGTATGTCGAGCGCCTGCGCCGATTGGAGCAGGGCATCCTCTATCCGCTCGCGGATGGAGCGGACCACTTCTTCATCGACCACGGGCCGGAATACCACCCGTTCTTCTCGTCCATGGGGGACGCGTACTTCCTGCTCGCCCTGCGCGGTGATGAATTGCTGGGCTCTGTCACCGGGGTGGCCCGGAAGGTCTTCCGCGGCAGCCGCGCGCTGGACGCGCTCTACATCTGCGACCTCAAGCTGGTGGAGCACGCGCGCGGCCAGGGGTTGTCGCGGAGGCTCATCTTCGAAGGGCTCACGCACCTGTTCCGCATTCCCGCCCTGCGCCGCACCCGGTTCCTGTATGGCGCCGCGATGCGAGGCGCGCGGGGGGACGTGATGCGCACCGCGCGAGGTTGGAATCCGCTGCGGATGGGGCGGCCGGCGAGCAGGCTTGCGCTCTACTTCGTGCCTCCCGCGAGGCTGGCGACGCTGGAACCCCGAGGTGGCCCCGGGCGTCCCATGGGGGACGGGCTGTGCCTGGGGCCGGCCCCCGGGCGGAGGCTGGAAGGAGCGGGCTGGTGCAGCACGGCGGGAGCCAAGGACCTGCAGCGGCTGTCGACCCGGAGCCCCTGGCCGCTGGTCCACCTGGCCGCGCCTCCGGGCGCCTGGACGCACGGCCATGCGGCGTACCTGCGCGCGTGTGGTGAGGAATTGGTGGAGCGGGGCACGGACGCGCTGGCCTGCTTCAGCATCGACGAGCGGCTGGAGGACCACGTCGCCTGGCTGCGCGGCGCGGGCCTTCCTGCCGACTCGATGTGTACTGTCTATTCACTCGACCTCTCCTTTCCGGTGAAAGCGCCAGCATGGGTGCACCTTCCCTCGTCCGAAATCTGA
- a CDS encoding TenA family transcriptional regulator, which yields MGAPSLVRNLKLRQRIARLKAEWNALDAPYLRALRDGTFERDDFVETQVQFFGAVAHFSRPMAILVSRLPWPEQRLPLVENVFDEHGRGNLVHGHERTFRLLLERLGVEAARVGRVPWPEVRAFNAALTGLAAFDSTLTGLAVFGIIEDLFSGISLELGRGIVSRGWLDTAQVVHYPTHATLDEEHAEGFYRQLDGPYGADARTAEEIEQGLLLGGHLFLRLYEDLYRARGRRASVST from the coding sequence ATGGGTGCACCTTCCCTCGTCCGAAATCTGAAGCTGCGCCAGCGCATCGCCAGGCTGAAGGCGGAGTGGAATGCCCTGGACGCGCCCTACCTGCGGGCGCTGCGGGACGGCACCTTCGAGCGCGACGACTTCGTGGAGACGCAGGTCCAGTTCTTCGGCGCGGTGGCTCACTTCTCGCGGCCCATGGCCATCCTCGTCAGCCGGCTGCCCTGGCCCGAGCAGCGGCTCCCGCTGGTGGAGAACGTCTTCGACGAGCACGGGCGGGGCAATCTGGTGCACGGTCACGAGCGCACGTTCCGGCTTCTTCTGGAGAGGCTCGGAGTGGAGGCGGCTCGGGTGGGGCGAGTGCCCTGGCCGGAGGTGCGTGCCTTCAACGCAGCGCTGACAGGGCTGGCCGCGTTCGACTCGACGCTCACCGGGCTCGCGGTGTTCGGCATCATCGAGGACCTGTTCAGCGGAATCTCGCTGGAGCTGGGACGCGGCATCGTCTCGCGGGGGTGGCTCGACACCGCGCAGGTGGTGCACTACCCCACGCACGCGACGCTCGACGAGGAACACGCGGAGGGCTTCTACCGCCAGCTCGACGGGCCGTATGGCGCGGATGCCCGCACCGCGGAGGAGATTGAGCAGGGTCTCCTCCTGGGCGGGCACCTCTTCTTGCGCCTCTACGAAGACCTGTACCGGGCGCGCGGCCGCCGCGCTTCGGTCAGTACGTGA
- a CDS encoding YigZ family protein, with product MDDRRYPIPAGLHRVEQDIQRSRFVTTAAHTPTVEEAKSFVARVRGEFPDANHNCWAYVVGPPGSTAQVGMSDDGEPHGTAGRPMLTALLHGGVGDVAVVVTRYFGGTLLGKGGLVRAYTGCVQQALESLPTTERVRKVRLAVELEYASIDGVRRLLPEYEAQVVSEEYAATVGYRFELPVTRVDAFRTALTDLTQGQVLIEPVESED from the coding sequence ATGGACGACAGGCGCTACCCCATCCCGGCGGGGCTCCACCGGGTGGAGCAGGACATCCAACGAAGCCGCTTCGTCACCACCGCCGCCCACACGCCGACGGTGGAGGAGGCGAAGTCCTTCGTCGCCCGCGTCCGCGGCGAATTCCCGGACGCGAACCACAACTGCTGGGCGTACGTCGTGGGGCCTCCGGGCTCGACGGCCCAGGTGGGCATGAGCGACGACGGTGAGCCCCACGGAACGGCGGGCCGGCCGATGCTCACGGCGCTGCTGCACGGAGGAGTGGGGGACGTGGCCGTGGTCGTCACCCGCTACTTCGGCGGCACGCTGCTCGGGAAGGGCGGACTGGTGCGAGCCTATACCGGCTGCGTCCAGCAGGCGCTGGAGAGCCTCCCCACCACCGAGCGTGTGCGGAAGGTCCGACTCGCCGTCGAACTGGAGTACGCGAGCATCGACGGCGTCCGCCGACTCCTGCCCGAGTACGAGGCCCAGGTCGTGTCCGAAGAGTACGCCGCCACGGTGGGCTACCGGTTCGAGCTGCCCGTCACCCGCGTGGACGCGTTCCGCACGGCGCTGACCGACCTGACTCAGGGCCAGGTTCTCATCGAGCCGGTGGAGTCCGAAGATTGA
- a CDS encoding replication-associated recombination protein A, giving the protein MSAGPDLFSASVDMNRFAPLAERMRPRTPEDFIGQSHLLGPGAPLRQLMERKSIVSSLFWGPPGVGKTTLARMLASSVDAEFVILSAVSDGIPRIREVVAEAELQRNRYSRRTVLFVDEIHRWAKNVQEQALPHVESGLLVLLGATTENVSFEVRPALISRCRVFQLKELTLADIQRALTRALTDEKRGLGTRKLTLGEEALTLLAKGGAGDVRKALGALELAANLSADGAEITVETAREAVGTSLSRHDKDGDEHFDLLSALQKSCRGSNAQGAIFWAAKLLQTGDVVSLWRRLKVIAVEDVGMAMPEAITIVRACEEGFHSIGLPEGRLFVAHAVVTLATAKKSNRAYQAMNAAMEALEQHPNAAPPLNLRNAPTELMKELGHGKGYQPPWNFKDHYAPGQTYLPAPLERAVFYRPSKEGYEAEVHERMTQWWRDDKAAKDE; this is encoded by the coding sequence ATGAGTGCAGGTCCCGACCTCTTCTCCGCCTCCGTCGATATGAACCGCTTCGCGCCCCTGGCCGAGCGGATGCGCCCGCGCACGCCCGAGGACTTCATCGGGCAGTCCCACCTGCTCGGTCCCGGCGCGCCGCTGCGCCAGCTCATGGAGCGCAAGTCGATTGTCTCCTCCCTCTTCTGGGGGCCACCGGGCGTGGGCAAGACGACGCTCGCACGCATGCTGGCGTCGAGCGTGGACGCGGAGTTCGTCATCCTCTCCGCCGTGTCCGACGGCATCCCCCGCATCCGCGAGGTGGTGGCCGAGGCGGAGCTCCAGCGCAACCGCTACTCCCGGCGCACCGTCCTCTTCGTCGACGAAATCCACCGCTGGGCGAAGAACGTCCAGGAGCAGGCGCTGCCCCACGTGGAGAGCGGGCTCCTCGTCCTGCTCGGCGCCACCACGGAGAACGTCAGCTTCGAGGTGCGCCCCGCCCTCATCAGCCGGTGCCGCGTCTTCCAGCTCAAGGAGCTCACCCTCGCGGACATCCAGCGCGCTCTCACCCGGGCGCTCACGGACGAGAAGCGGGGCCTGGGGACGCGCAAACTGACGCTGGGCGAGGAGGCGCTGACGCTGCTGGCGAAGGGCGGCGCGGGCGACGTGCGAAAGGCGCTCGGGGCGCTGGAACTGGCGGCCAACCTCTCCGCCGACGGTGCGGAAATCACGGTGGAGACGGCGCGCGAGGCCGTGGGCACCAGCCTGTCTCGTCACGACAAGGACGGGGACGAGCACTTCGACCTGCTCAGCGCGCTCCAGAAGTCCTGCCGTGGCTCCAACGCGCAGGGCGCCATCTTCTGGGCGGCGAAGCTGTTGCAGACGGGCGACGTCGTGTCGCTGTGGCGCCGCCTCAAGGTGATTGCCGTGGAGGACGTGGGCATGGCCATGCCCGAGGCCATCACCATCGTCCGGGCCTGTGAGGAGGGCTTCCACTCCATCGGCCTGCCGGAGGGGCGGCTCTTCGTCGCGCACGCGGTGGTGACGCTGGCCACGGCGAAGAAGAGCAACCGCGCCTACCAGGCGATGAACGCCGCCATGGAGGCGCTGGAGCAGCACCCCAACGCCGCGCCGCCGCTGAACCTCCGCAACGCGCCCACGGAGCTGATGAAGGAACTGGGCCACGGGAAGGGCTACCAGCCCCCGTGGAACTTCAAGGACCACTACGCGCCGGGGCAGACATACCTGCCCGCGCCGCTGGAGCGCGCTGTCTTCTACCGCCCGAGCAAGGAAGGCTACGAGGCGGAGGTCCACGAGCGCATGACGCAGTGGTGGCGAGACGACAAGGCGGCGAAGGACGAGTAG
- a CDS encoding lycopene cyclase domain-containing protein, producing the protein MPYEFLVLSVLSLVPGSCVWLTRPDLRPLLKRVVVVSLPFAATEWLFYPEYWTPRFLFGLADRLGFGIEDVLFVAGLGAFSSTAYAVAFRRTLVPHRGPVRAWARAVGAFALAMMVTGVLLAAGLSILYAAVAAMVSVSSALLLSRRDLVVPSLLGALVSAVIYLGLCLVFGALVPGVFERTWRPSLLLPGRLLGVPLDEVLYGLGAGFGATAIPAWAFGWRFVPLPRRA; encoded by the coding sequence GTGCCCTACGAGTTCCTCGTCCTGTCGGTGCTGTCCCTGGTGCCGGGGAGCTGCGTCTGGCTCACCCGTCCGGACCTGCGCCCGCTGCTGAAGCGGGTCGTGGTGGTGTCCCTGCCCTTCGCGGCGACGGAGTGGCTCTTCTATCCGGAGTACTGGACGCCCCGCTTCCTCTTCGGGCTGGCGGACCGCCTCGGCTTCGGCATCGAGGACGTGCTGTTCGTCGCGGGCCTGGGCGCCTTCTCCTCCACGGCCTACGCGGTGGCGTTCCGCCGCACGCTCGTGCCTCACCGTGGGCCAGTGAGGGCCTGGGCGCGAGCCGTGGGTGCCTTCGCGCTGGCCATGATGGTGACGGGCGTGCTGCTCGCGGCGGGCCTGTCCATCCTCTACGCGGCGGTGGCGGCGATGGTGTCCGTGTCCTCGGCGCTGCTGCTGTCGCGCAGGGACCTCGTCGTTCCCAGCCTGCTCGGAGCCTTGGTGTCGGCCGTCATCTACCTGGGCCTGTGCCTCGTCTTCGGCGCGCTCGTGCCCGGCGTGTTCGAGCGCACCTGGAGGCCCAGCCTGCTGCTGCCGGGCAGACTCCTGGGCGTCCCGCTCGACGAGGTGCTGTATGGGCTGGGCGCGGGCTTCGGTGCCACGGCCATTCCGGCGTGGGCCTTCGGCTGGCGCTTCGTGCCCCTCCCGCGAAGAGCATGA
- a CDS encoding prenyltransferase, which translates to MTALRAWLQASRLPSQSYIALPLLLGQLVAVRLTGRSLDVATLLGVQLFGVLDQLFIVYANDWADQETDRRNQTATLFSGGSRVLVEGRLSPRALGTAALGCAMGLVAVSVALSVTRGVPLLVPLALAALALLWAYSYAPLRLSYRGGGEVLQMVGVSGVLPLYGYLAQGGDLDRFPWWLVACLLPTHLACAIATALPDEPSDRESQKLTLPARVGGERAAWVILALNAVTLVLAPLGLEAVGLRADPWLLVPALAALGVVLARPAPPGSRRILVRVAAAITATTAMVALPLVALALR; encoded by the coding sequence ATGACGGCCCTTCGCGCCTGGCTGCAGGCCTCGCGGCTGCCATCGCAGTCGTACATCGCTCTCCCGCTATTGCTCGGGCAGCTCGTCGCCGTTCGCCTCACGGGGCGCTCGCTGGACGTTGCGACGCTGCTCGGCGTCCAGCTCTTCGGCGTGCTGGACCAGCTCTTCATCGTCTACGCCAACGACTGGGCGGACCAGGAGACGGACCGCCGCAACCAGACGGCCACCCTCTTCTCCGGCGGCTCGCGCGTGCTGGTGGAAGGGCGGCTCTCGCCCCGGGCGCTCGGCACCGCGGCGCTCGGCTGTGCCATGGGGCTGGTGGCGGTATCCGTGGCGCTCTCGGTGACGCGTGGGGTGCCGCTGCTGGTACCCCTGGCGCTGGCGGCCCTGGCGCTGCTGTGGGCCTACAGCTACGCGCCGCTGCGGCTGTCCTACCGGGGCGGCGGTGAAGTCCTACAGATGGTGGGCGTGAGCGGCGTGCTCCCGCTCTACGGCTACCTCGCACAGGGAGGAGACCTCGACCGCTTTCCCTGGTGGCTCGTCGCGTGCCTGCTGCCCACGCACCTGGCCTGTGCCATCGCCACCGCGCTGCCCGACGAGCCGTCCGACCGGGAGAGCCAGAAGCTCACGCTCCCCGCACGCGTGGGCGGTGAGCGCGCCGCGTGGGTCATCCTGGCGCTGAACGCCGTCACGTTGGTGCTGGCTCCCCTCGGGCTGGAGGCCGTGGGACTGCGCGCGGACCCGTGGCTGCTGGTGCCCGCGCTGGCGGCGCTGGGCGTGGTGCTGGCCCGGCCCGCGCCTCCCGGCTCACGGCGCATCCTGGTCCGCGTGGCCGCCGCCATCACCGCCACCACGGCCATGGTGGCCCTCCCGCTCGTCGCCCTGGCGCTGCGTTGA
- a CDS encoding ferrochelatase, with protein MRRLENTLRSRLERLEPLLGARASLAPDRARAPTPCELAEQLTTDQGDEARLRAFTQGLCDIVEALAEDFPDNIFWDLDYPARCLWEAGAPHDMEAFARRVVALCRGFGARSALRFRYAHDFVFGYDWARWVMREPEQRAAIRPFDATFLDYLEGRRQELLALVASNDAKYSRLQGAEFRNPFGFSREPDEETRLHQTLAREDLIPVKAWRLDGDPRWHLPFGDLRTEAALRLGLSRGRTS; from the coding sequence ATGAGGAGGCTGGAGAACACGCTGCGCTCCCGGCTGGAGCGCCTGGAGCCGTTGCTCGGCGCGCGGGCCTCGCTCGCGCCGGACCGCGCTCGCGCACCGACACCGTGCGAGCTGGCCGAGCAGCTGACCACGGACCAGGGCGACGAAGCGCGGCTGCGGGCCTTCACCCAGGGGCTCTGCGACATCGTCGAGGCGCTCGCGGAGGACTTCCCGGACAACATCTTCTGGGACCTCGACTATCCAGCGCGCTGTCTCTGGGAGGCCGGAGCACCGCACGACATGGAGGCCTTCGCGCGCCGGGTGGTGGCCCTGTGTCGTGGCTTCGGCGCCCGGTCCGCGCTGCGCTTCCGGTACGCGCACGACTTCGTCTTCGGCTACGACTGGGCTCGATGGGTGATGCGCGAGCCGGAGCAGCGCGCCGCCATCCGCCCCTTCGATGCCACCTTCCTCGACTACCTCGAAGGGCGCCGCCAGGAATTGCTCGCGCTCGTCGCCAGCAATGACGCGAAGTATTCGCGGCTCCAGGGCGCGGAGTTCCGCAACCCCTTCGGCTTCTCGCGCGAGCCAGACGAGGAGACGCGGCTCCACCAGACGCTCGCCCGGGAAGACCTCATCCCGGTGAAGGCGTGGCGGCTGGATGGAGACCCCCGGTGGCACCTGCCCTTCGGGGACCTGCGCACGGAGGCGGCACTCCGCCTGGGCCTGTCGCGGGGCCGCACCTCATGA
- a CDS encoding prenyltransferase, whose product MHVETMGLAERWWYALKPASWPKVFVPALFGQAVGAAHAGRLSVGALAFGVLWMVADVAFIVLLNDWGDRAVDALKRRMFPKAGSPKTIPDGILPAGALLAMGLGAGTVALLMAMVAGAALERPLLAPLAALALFVFIAYSLPPLRLNYRGGGEVLEMVGVGGVLPALHAYAQCGQWAPTWLVALAPGLLALSLSSALASGLSDEESDRAGGKRTWASVRGNASARRGSEVLLVLGALLWLAAPWMARVASPLTVLPAAGVVLAFAARVRRQSPGAVTNAFGAQSAYKLELHRAIWWGTLALSGLVLLGGLGLLGGAPA is encoded by the coding sequence ATGCACGTCGAGACCATGGGCCTTGCGGAGCGGTGGTGGTACGCCCTCAAGCCCGCGAGTTGGCCGAAGGTCTTCGTCCCCGCCCTCTTCGGGCAGGCGGTGGGCGCCGCCCATGCGGGACGCCTCTCCGTGGGCGCGCTCGCCTTCGGCGTGCTGTGGATGGTGGCGGACGTCGCCTTCATCGTCCTGCTCAACGACTGGGGCGACCGCGCGGTGGACGCGCTCAAGCGCCGCATGTTCCCCAAGGCCGGCTCGCCCAAGACGATTCCGGACGGCATCCTCCCCGCGGGGGCGCTGCTCGCCATGGGATTGGGCGCGGGCACGGTGGCGCTCTTGATGGCCATGGTGGCCGGTGCCGCCCTGGAGCGCCCGCTGCTGGCGCCGCTCGCCGCGCTGGCGCTGTTCGTCTTCATCGCCTACTCGCTGCCGCCGTTGCGGCTCAACTACCGGGGCGGTGGCGAGGTGCTGGAGATGGTGGGCGTCGGCGGCGTGCTCCCCGCGCTGCATGCGTATGCGCAGTGCGGCCAGTGGGCGCCGACGTGGCTCGTGGCGCTGGCGCCGGGCCTGCTCGCGTTGTCGCTGTCGAGCGCCCTGGCCAGCGGACTGTCCGACGAGGAGAGCGACCGCGCCGGAGGCAAGCGCACGTGGGCCTCGGTCCGGGGCAATGCCTCCGCTCGACGGGGCTCGGAGGTGCTGCTGGTGCTCGGCGCGCTCCTCTGGCTCGCGGCGCCGTGGATGGCTCGAGTGGCCTCGCCGCTCACCGTCCTTCCCGCGGCAGGGGTGGTGCTCGCCTTCGCGGCACGCGTGCGCAGGCAGAGCCCTGGCGCGGTGACGAACGCCTTCGGCGCGCAGTCCGCGTACAAGCTGGAGCTGCACCGCGCCATCTGGTGGGGGACGCTCGCGTTGTCCGGACTCGTGCTGCTCGGCGGCCTCGGGCTGCTCGGAGGGGCGCCGGCATGA
- a CDS encoding thioredoxin domain-containing protein — protein MAAPTSPSGPANRLGQEPSPYLRQHAHNPVDWFPWGAEALARAKAEDKPILLSVGYSACHWCHVMAHESFESPETARLMNEGFINIKVDREERPDLDQIYQGVVQLMGQGGGWPLTVFLTPDLKPFYGGTYFPPNDKYGRPGFPRLLTSLRDAWVNKQDEIQKQARLFEEGLGELASYGLDAAPGALSADDVVAIARSMAQQVDPVHGGFGGAPKFPNPMNLALMLRGWRRAGGAPLKDGVFRTLERMALGGIYDQLGGGFHRYSVDERWLVPHFEKMLYDNAQLLHLYAQAQQVEPRPLWRKVAEETVEYVRREMTDAGGAFYAAQDADSEGEEGKFFVWRPEQLQAALPESQSELVLRHFRVTPAGNFEHGTTVLEVVASAAELADSCGLSLEHVERELAAARQTLFDAREQRVKPGRDDKILSGWNGLMIRGLALAARVFERPDWARRAAAAADFVLAKLWDGTRLARSYQDGQARIDGFLEDYGDLASGLTALYQSTFDVKYLEAAEALVRRAVELFWDAEKAAYLTAPRGQKDLVVATYGLFDNAFPSGASTLTEAQVELAALTGDKRHLELPEKYVARMREGLVKNAMGYGYLGLAADALLDGAAGVTFSGAREAVAPLLASANRVYAPTFAFGWREPGAPVPALLKEIFEGREPVGGRGAAYLCRGFVCERPLTDAEALAQRLAAAPTGA, from the coding sequence ATGGCCGCCCCGACTTCGCCTTCCGGTCCCGCCAATCGGCTGGGCCAGGAGCCCTCGCCCTATCTGCGCCAGCACGCCCACAACCCGGTGGACTGGTTTCCCTGGGGCGCGGAGGCACTCGCGCGGGCGAAGGCGGAGGACAAGCCCATCCTGCTGTCGGTGGGCTACTCGGCCTGCCACTGGTGCCACGTCATGGCGCACGAGTCCTTCGAGTCGCCGGAGACGGCCCGGCTGATGAACGAGGGCTTCATCAACATCAAGGTGGACCGCGAGGAGCGGCCGGACCTCGACCAGATATACCAGGGCGTGGTGCAGCTCATGGGGCAGGGCGGAGGCTGGCCGCTCACGGTGTTCCTCACGCCGGACCTGAAGCCCTTCTACGGTGGCACCTATTTCCCTCCGAACGACAAGTACGGCCGGCCCGGCTTCCCCCGGCTGCTGACCTCGCTGCGCGACGCGTGGGTGAACAAGCAGGATGAAATCCAGAAGCAGGCCCGCCTCTTCGAGGAGGGCCTGGGCGAGTTGGCCTCCTACGGCCTGGATGCGGCGCCCGGCGCGCTGTCCGCCGACGACGTGGTGGCCATCGCCCGGTCCATGGCCCAGCAGGTGGACCCGGTGCACGGCGGCTTCGGCGGTGCGCCCAAGTTCCCCAACCCGATGAACCTCGCGCTGATGTTGCGCGGGTGGCGTCGCGCAGGTGGGGCGCCGCTGAAGGACGGCGTGTTCCGCACGCTGGAGCGCATGGCCCTGGGCGGCATCTACGACCAGCTCGGCGGCGGTTTCCACCGGTACTCGGTGGACGAGCGGTGGCTGGTGCCCCACTTCGAGAAGATGCTCTACGACAACGCGCAGCTCCTGCACCTGTACGCGCAGGCGCAGCAGGTGGAGCCCCGGCCGCTGTGGCGCAAGGTGGCGGAGGAGACGGTGGAGTACGTCCGCCGCGAGATGACGGACGCGGGCGGCGCCTTCTACGCGGCCCAGGACGCGGACAGCGAGGGCGAGGAGGGGAAGTTCTTCGTCTGGCGCCCGGAGCAGCTCCAGGCCGCGTTGCCGGAGTCCCAGTCCGAGCTGGTGCTGCGCCACTTCCGCGTCACGCCCGCGGGCAACTTCGAGCACGGCACGACGGTGCTGGAAGTCGTGGCCTCCGCGGCGGAGCTGGCGGACTCGTGCGGACTGTCACTGGAGCATGTGGAGCGGGAGCTGGCCGCGGCGAGGCAGACCCTCTTCGACGCGCGCGAGCAGCGGGTGAAGCCGGGGCGGGACGACAAGATTCTTTCGGGTTGGAACGGGCTGATGATTCGCGGGCTGGCACTCGCCGCGCGCGTCTTCGAGCGACCGGACTGGGCCCGCCGGGCGGCAGCCGCGGCGGACTTCGTGCTCGCGAAGCTATGGGACGGGACGCGGCTGGCGCGCTCGTATCAGGACGGACAGGCGCGCATCGACGGCTTCCTGGAGGACTACGGGGACCTGGCCTCGGGGCTCACCGCGCTCTACCAGTCCACCTTCGACGTGAAGTATCTGGAGGCGGCGGAGGCGCTGGTGCGGCGGGCGGTGGAGCTGTTCTGGGACGCGGAGAAGGCGGCCTACCTCACCGCGCCTCGCGGGCAGAAGGACCTGGTGGTGGCGACGTACGGCCTCTTCGACAACGCCTTCCCCTCGGGCGCGTCCACGCTGACGGAGGCGCAGGTGGAGTTGGCGGCGCTCACAGGGGACAAGCGGCACCTGGAGCTGCCGGAGAAGTACGTGGCGCGGATGCGCGAGGGGCTGGTGAAGAACGCCATGGGCTACGGCTACCTCGGGCTGGCGGCGGATGCGCTGCTCGACGGCGCGGCGGGCGTCACCTTCTCCGGCGCGCGCGAGGCGGTAGCGCCGCTGCTGGCCTCGGCGAACCGCGTGTATGCGCCCACGTTCGCCTTCGGCTGGCGCGAGCCGGGAGCGCCGGTGCCGGCGCTGCTGAAGGAAATCTTCGAAGGCCGCGAGCCGGTGGGCGGCAGGGGCGCGGCGTACCTGTGCCGGGGCTTCGTTTGCGAGCGGCCCCTCACGGATGCCGAGGCCCTGGCCCAGCGATTGGCGGCGGCTCCGACGGGGGCCTGA